One genomic segment of Pantanalinema sp. includes these proteins:
- a CDS encoding zinc-ribbon domain containing protein, giving the protein MQDKMITCRDCSGQFTFTVGEQEFYAQKGYTNDPQRCPSCRSARKAATGGTSMGARPQRELFPAQCGECGVDTKVPFRPTQGKPVFCSDCYRKMAPAR; this is encoded by the coding sequence ATGCAAGACAAGATGATTACCTGCCGCGACTGCAGCGGCCAGTTCACCTTCACCGTGGGTGAGCAGGAGTTCTACGCGCAGAAGGGTTATACCAATGACCCCCAGCGCTGCCCCTCGTGCCGGTCGGCCCGCAAGGCCGCAACCGGTGGCACCTCGATGGGCGCCCGTCCCCAGCGCGAGCTCTTCCCCGCCCAGTGCGGCGAGTGCGGCGTGGACACCAAGGTTCCCTTCCGCCCCACCCAGGGCAAGCCGGTCTTCTGCTCGGACTGCTATCGCAAGATGGCGCCCGCGCGCTAA
- a CDS encoding DUF983 domain-containing protein: protein MLKAWPRSLMLGLRLRCPRCGKGETSAGLLKPKPFCSACALNFTLNEGEFTGGTYINYGVMALIFVPGFVVIDHFLDWSMEQQLILWGAFALVFPFAFQRNAIGLYTALLYLTGALNHGERASAKDDPEHI from the coding sequence ATGCTCAAGGCCTGGCCCCGCTCGCTCATGCTCGGCTTGCGCCTGCGTTGTCCCCGCTGCGGGAAGGGCGAGACGAGCGCTGGTCTTCTCAAGCCGAAACCCTTCTGCTCGGCCTGCGCCCTGAACTTCACCCTCAACGAGGGCGAGTTCACGGGCGGCACCTACATCAACTACGGGGTCATGGCGCTCATCTTCGTGCCGGGCTTCGTGGTGATCGACCATTTCCTCGACTGGAGCATGGAGCAGCAGCTGATCCTCTGGGGCGCCTTCGCCCTGGTCTTCCCCTTCGCCTTCCAGCGCAACGCCATCGGGCTGTACACCGCCCTGCTCTACCTGACGGGCGCCTTGAATCACGGTGAACGAGCGAGCGCCAAGGACGATCCCGAGCACATCTGA